In Malassezia vespertilionis chromosome 7, complete sequence, the following proteins share a genomic window:
- a CDS encoding protein-tyrosine-phosphatase (EggNog:ENOG503Q6ET; COG:V): MDPAGRGARPVGDVPPALRRMRTNVLQARQEMVVPPLNFDMVAPGVYRSGHPNERNFGFLKRLQLRSIVYLASDEYRPNVLQWAKREGLRIFHHRVNMNKEPFTEMDEGEVASALVHVLDQRHLPVLVHCNKGKYRVGCLVGCVRRLQGWSHINILEEYARFAGDKIADEEFIEMFDLSRVQLDPEHKPAWL, encoded by the coding sequence ATGGACCCTgctggacgcggcgcgcggcccgTAGGCGATGTGCCGCCTGCGTTGCGGAGGATGCGGACAAACGTGCTGCAGGCACGACAGGAGATGGTTGTGCCACCGCTGAACTTTGACATGGTCGCGCCGGGCGTGTACCGCAGCGGGCACCCGAACGAGCGCAATTTTGGATTCCTAAAGCGCCTGCAGCTACGCAGTATCGTGTACTTGGCCAGCGACGAGTACCGCCCGAACGTGCTACAATGGGCCAAGCGCGAAGGACTGCGCATTTTCCACCACCGCGTCAATATGAACAAGGAGCCGTTCACAGAGATGGACGAGGGCGAAGTTGCGTCTGCCTTGGTGCACGTTCTGGACCAGCGCCATCTTCCGGTGCTCGTCCACTGCAACAAGGGCAAGTATCGCGTTGGGTGCCTGGTAGGCtgtgtgcgccgcctcCAGGGCTGGAGCCACATCAACATCCTTGAAGAGtacgcgcgctttgccggGGACAAGATCGCCGACGAAGAATTTATCGAGATGTTTGACCTGTCGCGCGTACAGCTCGATCCAGAGCACAAGCCGGCGTGGCTATAG
- the PPX1_2 gene encoding exopolyphosphatase (EggNog:ENOG503P0WK; COG:C), giving the protein MPPPPTLPAYVQWAKQQTMEHLRASKHGKTPNKHLLIVMGNDAGDLDSAASAMGLSYLLAHDAKLRAKYHLGDDANVVPLLQTPRDDLEDRSENVLVYDMLGISREDILCIDDLGVSIHHSTYLSPEQNVSLGLVDHPLLTPAWGGAKEDPHERQVDVIVDHHEEQGAHLDAKLRIIRSPSNDPVGSTASLVSNLFHDSGNTPPHALADLLLSAIVLDTKNVVMLPKGKASAVDLAAYKFLLPHSSFKTATSAASFVSEAQERLSNLANAAGVVYDTSTHATKHETTAVWSKLLRQVKANVAHLDTHGLLARDMKIADVHTSQGKVRFGISSVPLSLSAWLSGAYRQHAKPHDTTDAAVEQEWRRCWVTMHAWMQERGLDIAVVLPSFKEMHNGKLKSRRDFAMLYAAPQGGKAFADVLAELEAWGKPGSLAPSATFLDLRPWRGQRLIRGERERVHGLGADGQVQIPTAAPIYGTVLRQGNTNANRKVVQPALVRILKYIL; this is encoded by the coding sequence ATGCCGCCCCCGCCAACGCTGCCCGCGTATGTGCAATGGGCGAAGCAGCAAACGATGGAGCATCTGCGTGCAAGCAAACACGGCAAGACGCCAAACAAGCACCTGCTTATCGTCATGGGCAACGATGCGGGCGATCTTGACTCTGCCGCTAGTGCGATGGGTCTAAGCTATCTGCTCGCCCACGACGCCAAGCTGCGGGCCAAGTACCACCTGGGCGACGATGCGAATGTCGTGCCGCTCCTCCAGACGCCCCGCGACGATTTGGAAGATAGGAGCGAGAACGTGCTTGTGTACGACATGCTCGGCATCTCGCGTGAGGATATCCTCTGCATCGATGATCTCGGGGTCAGTATCCACCATTCTACGTACCTCTCGCCCGAACAAAATGTATCGCTGGGCCTTGTGGACCACCCGTTGCTCACCCCTGCATGGGGCGGCGCCAAGGAGGACCCACACGAGCGCCAGGTAGATGTGATTGTGGACCACCACGAAGAGCAAGGCGCTCACCTCGATGCGAAGCTGCGCATTATCCGATCGCCCAGCAACGATCCCGTCGGCTCCACCGCCAGTCTCGTTTCCAATTTGTTCCACGACTCAGGCAATACGCCGCCACATGCGCTTGCAGATCTGCTCTTGAGTGCGATCGTGCTCGATACAAAGAATGTGGTGATGCTGCCGAAAGGCAAGGCGTCCGCGGTGGACCTGGCCGCCTACAAATTCCTCCTCCCCCACTCCTCCTTCAAGACGGCCACAAGCGCAGCTTCGTTTGTAagcgaagcgcaagagcggcTCTCGAACCTTGCTAATGCAGCTGGCGTGGTGTATGATACGAGCACCCATGCCACGAAGCACGAGACGACTGCGGTGTGGTCCAAACTGTTGCGCCAAGTCAAGGCAAATGTAGCACATCTCGACACGCAtggcctgctcgcgcgcgacatgaAAATCGCCGACGTGCACACTTCGCAGGGCAAAGTCCGCTTCGGGATATCGAGCGTCCCCCTCTCCCTCTCTGCGTGGCTCAGCGGTGCATACCggcagcacgccaagccACATGATACCACCGACGCGGCGGTGGAGCAAGAATGGCGCCGTTGTTGGGTGACTATGCACGCCTGGATGCAGGAACGAGGGCTCGACATCGCTGTCGTGCTTCCCTCGTTCAAGGAGATGCACAATGGCAAGCTAAAGAGCCGCCGCGACTTTGCCATGCTgtatgcagcgccgcaaggcggCAAAGCATTTGCCGAcgtgctcgccgagctggaagcgTGGGGCAAGCCCGGCTCCcttgcgccaagcgcaacaTTCCTCGATCTGCGTCCTTGGCGTGGGCAGCGGCTCATCCGTGGCGAACGCGAGCGGGTGCATGGTTTGGGCGCCGACGGCCAAGTACAGATTCCaaccgccgcgccgatctACGGCACGGTGCTTCGGCAGGGCAACACGAACGCAAACCGCAAAGTGGTGCAGCCTGCGCTGGTGCGTATTTTGAAATATATATTGTAG
- the MRH4 gene encoding RNA helicase (COG:A; EggNog:ENOG503NY0Q): protein MHGPKREVAPARHTLSERVVRGAPRAPTPNLDEARRAISRPGELPALEFAQPAPATESARTFDAAPLSAGLLSMVHSLLGPQARPTTPQAQALAHFFPAGAASAPEARSTLIAAETGSGKTLAYLLPMLQKLHATREREHADYAHVDANGEPRIMPRCVILAPTHELVRQINEVAKALSHHPDHKMRVACTSTASWDAMATGVLAKLAARGERASGAPLSPDILVTTPMRLKEMLDPTHRTPISLANVQGIVVDEADTLMDRSFSPDTVRVLNACAGASADTVYVTATIPRSLTKFFDAHVPLLTTLASPNLHLLPPKLTATFVDPGGSKEMAVLKQLFRIFTTPSHDGDQVLIFRDKRHAVQQLSAYLRERNVDHIALTGDDVSRFARTDPGVARFLHRPYARLVHEKDAPRVLITTSLLSRGLDFGAQVRHVFLPDAGHGSTASAHAANNNALELLHRAGRSARAGRTGNVVVFDRASAPGKTKVLINHRGQKKGVVRGHMDLLVRALRSKKSRR from the exons atgcacggccCAAAACGCGAAGTGG CACCGGCGCGGCATACACTGAGtgagcgcgtcgtgcgcgggGCGCCAAGAGCGCCGACACCGAacctcgacgaggcgcggcgtgcaatATCGCGCCCCGGCGAGCTTCCAGCACTGGAGTTTGCAcagcctgcgcctgcaacCGAGTCTGCACGCACAttcgacgctgcgcctttgTCCGCGGGCCTCCTGAGCATGGTCCATAGTCTTCTCGGCCCACAAGCGCGTCCGACCACTCCCCAAGCACAGGCACTCGCGCACTTTTTTCCCGCAGGCGCCGCATCCGCTCCAGAGGCGCGCAGTACGTTGATCGCGGCCGAGACTGGAAGCGGCAAGACCCTTGCATATTTGCTTCCCATGCTTCAAAAACTACACGCGACACGCGAGAGAGAGCATGCAGACTATGCACACGTTGACGCAAacggcgagccgcgcatcaTGCCGCGGTGTGTCATCCTTGCACCGACACacgagcttgtgcggcaGATTAACGAGGTAGCCAAAGCGCTCTCGCACCACCCTGACCATAAAATGCGCGTCGCATGCACCAGCACCGCGTCATGGGACGCCATGGCGACGGGCGTGCTTGCaaagctcgccgcgcgcggcgagcgtgcttcaggcgcgccgctctcaCCCGACATCCTTGTCACTACGCCGATGCGGCTCAAAGAAATGCTTGACCCCACGCACCGCACACCGATTTCGCTTGCCAACGTGCAAGGCATCGTcgtggacgaggcggatACCCTGATGGACCGTAGCTTTTCTCCAGATacggtgcgtgtgctgaaTGCGTGTGccggcgcgagcgccgacACTGTGTATGTCACAGCCACCATTCCACGCTCGCTGACCAAGTTTTTCGATGCGCACGTCCCGTTGCTCACAACGCTCGCATCGCCGAACCTGCACTTGCTTCCCCCCAAGCTCACCGCAACCTTTGTCGACCCCGGCGGCTCCAAAGAAATGGCCGTGCTCAAACAGCTCTTCCGCATCTTTACCACGCCCAGCCACGACGGCGACCAAGTCCTCATTTTCCGCGACAAACGCCATGCAGTCCAGCAGCTGAGCGCCTacttgcgcgagcgcaacgtCGACCACATCGCCCTTACTGGCGACGACGTGTCCAGgtttgcacgcacggaCCCAGGCGTGGCGCGCTTCCTCCACCGCCCTTatgcgcggcttgtgcaCGAAAAggatgcaccgcgcgtgcTAATCACCACCTCGCTCCTCTCGCGGGGTCTCGATTTCGGGGCCCAGGTCCGCCATGTCTTCTTGCCGGATGCTGGGCACGGGAGCACTGCGtctgcgcatgctgcgaATAACAATGCACTGGAGctcctgcaccgcgcggggcgctctgcgcgcgcaggaaGAACCGGAAACGTAGTGGTCTTCGACCGCGCGAGTGCGCCGGGCAAGACCAAGGTCCTCATCAACCATCGCGGCCAGAAAAAAggcgtcgtgcgcggccaCATGGACTTGCTCGTGCGCGCCCTGCGCTCAAAAAAGTCGCGTAGGTAG
- the STP22 gene encoding suppressor protein stp22 of temperature-sensitive alpha-factor receptor and arginine permease (EggNog:ENOG503NVDU; COG:U), whose amino-acid sequence MDRRAVQQWLREVCGPRERIYMDVDRVMDTFPGLSPRTEVYTYDDGRTALLLCVGGTIPVCYHGVVYNIPIHMWLPYAYPTEAPIVYVVPTQDMLVRQSASVELSGRVTVDNLRVWERKPEGADIVEAVHACQTAFAQVPPVYAKQAPSTQPSTQPSTPKPQRPPKPGSVDTLRTAPPRPERPDLVRTAPETHRAVTPPRPPNPELVALHATVHAKLTARLRELRSSMTNANAQLRLLQEDLARGKPAIEDEMQRLHAVKAVCMTNAEQLRATIDEARERTAEMEQRRDTDVDAMLVATSIVENQLLQLVAEDQAIEDTLYQLCRALHAEHLSLDHFIKHTRMLAREQFLRRALVQKIVRGIGW is encoded by the exons ATGgaccgccgcgccgtgcagcaatGGCTGCGCGAAGTGTGTGGCCCG CGTGAGCGGATTTACATGGATGTGGACCGTGTCATGGATACTTTCCCGGGGCTGTCTCCGCGCACGGAGGTGTACA CCTACGACGACGGCCGCACGGCTCTCTTGCTGTGCGTTGGAGGCACGATTCCTGTGTGTTACCACGGCGTTGTGTATAATATACCCATTCATATGTGGCTGCCGTATGCGTACCCCACAGAGGCACCGATCGTGTACGTGGTGCCGACGCAGGACATGCTTGTCCGGCAGAGCGCGTCTGTTGAGCTGAGTGGGCGTGTGACGGTCGACAACTTGCGTGTGTGGGAGCGCAAGCCAGAGGGCGCCGATATTGTCGAGgccgtgcatgcgtgcCAGACTGCCTTTGCGCAGGTACCGCCCGTGTACGCAAAAcaggcgccgagcacgcagCCGAGCACGCAGCCGAGCACGCCCAAGCCCCAACGTCCGCCCAAGCCAGGCTCCGTTGATACACTCCGGaccgcgccgccaaggcCCGAGCGCCCCGACCTTGTGCGTACGGCACCGGAAACGCACCGCGCAgtgacgccgccgcgtcctCCGAATCCAGAGCTTGTCGCATTGCATGCCACGGTGCATGCGAAACTCACAGCGCGTCTGCGAGAGCTGCGCTCTTCGATGACAAACGCCAATGCACAGCTCCGGCTCCTGCAGGAGGatttggcgcgcggaaaaCCTGCGATCGAGGACGAgatgcagcggctgcaCGCCGTCAAGGCTGTATGCATGACCAACGCGGAGCAACTGCGCGCGACCAttgacgaggcgcgcgagcgcactGCAGAGATGGAGCAACGCCGCGACACGGACGTGGACGCGATGCTGGTTGCGACGAGCATTGTCGAGAaccagctgctgcagctggtCGCGGAGGATCAGGCGATCGAGGATACCCTGTACCAGCTGTGCCGTGCTCTGCATGCAGAGCACTTATCGCTGGACCATTTTATCAAACACACCCGTATGCTGGCAAGAGA